From the genome of Colletotrichum higginsianum IMI 349063 chromosome 4, whole genome shotgun sequence, one region includes:
- a CDS encoding ER lumen protein retaining receptor — translation MTAWNLFRYMGDISHLLSKCILMFAIHRNRSAEGVSLITQGLYAIVFCTRYLDLFSQQTPWNLIFKLFYISSSFYIIGAMQWIFPRTREREISWKVGAGVFAGSLLLSPFVMMIFEDWWGFKVWLWVFSQILESTCILPQLLLLRQTTVPTVIDSFYLVTLGSYRAFYLLGWITRELDINDKDPNTVSVIFGIVQTALYLDFAWVYYTRQRVKLRNGGIVDADDLRRGWLLNRIFGKRIDVQSDDEESAPALGDDDGQTRRGGRPKWGARGISVSADEGVLDTDRDNQRQAEELDGVVDPDAKMKDPDELARVLDDDDDDDPNRASSSSGTPNGIDNGSEWRN, via the exons ATGACTGCGTGGAAC TTGTTCAGGTACATGGGAGACATCTCCCACCTCCTGTCGAAATGCATCCTGATGTTTGCGATACACCGCAACAGAAGCGCTGAGG GTGTGTCCCTCATCACCCAGGGCTTGTACGCCATCGTCTTCTGCACGCGCTACCTCGACTTATTCTCCCAACAAACGCCATGGAACCTCATATTCAAGCTCTTCTACATATCATCGTCGTTCTACATCATTGGGGCAATGCAGTGGATCTTCCCCCGCACCAGAGAGCGTGAGATCTCCTGGaaggtcggcgccggcgtctttGCCGGCTCGCTGCTCTTGTCCCCCTTCGTTATGATGATCTTCGAGGATTGGTGGGGGTTCAAAGTC TGGCTTTGGGTCTTTTCTCAGATCCTCGAGTCCACCTGCATCCTgccccagctcctcctcttaCGCCAGACGACTGTGCCGACCGTCATCGACTCCTTCTACCTTGTCACACTCGGTTCCTACCGTGCCTTCTACCTCCTCGGCTGGATCACCCGGGAGCTTGACATCAATGACAAGGATCCCAATACGGTCTCGGTCATCTTCGGCATTGTCCAGACAGCCCTGTACCTTGACTTTGCTTGGGTCTACTACACTCGCCAGCGCGTCAAGCTCCGTAACggtggcatcgtcgacgctgACGACCTGCGCCGCGGCTGGTTGCTCAACAGGATCTTTGGCAAGCGCATCGATGTGCAAtctgacgacgaggagagcgCACCGGCGCTCGgtgatgacgatggccagACTCGCCGCGGCGGTCGGCCCAAGTGGGGTGCTCGCGGCATCTCCGTGAgtgccgacgagggcgtcctgGACACCGATAGGGATAACCAGcgccaggccgaggagctcgacggTGTTGTCGACCCCGATGCTAAGATGAAAGACCCGGATGAGCTTGCTCGTGTAttggatgacgacgacgatgatgacccAAACCGGGCATCCAGTAGCAGTGGCACGCCCAATGGAATCGACAACGGTTCGGAGTGGCGCAACTAG
- a CDS encoding NUDIX domain-containing protein — MAVSNFVTSQYSSEAFVESCGAVVFDLSKEPAKVCLLHYLALDEWYLAKGRRNCGESRHEAALREVLEETGVRCRLLPVDMPTRAPAPDDDANAPDVAAARRAITEPFTLTIRSTDKGDGVKLIWWYVATVEGRPDGEEKEEKEKEEEEVMAGGEAQFAAKFFVCNQAVEMLTFENDREVLRKAIDLVGKPISKSQSAK; from the coding sequence atggcggTCTCCAATTTCGTCACAAGCCAGTACTCTTCCGAGGCCTTTGTCGAGAGCTGTGGCGCAGTTGTCTTCGATCTGTCCAAGGAACCCGCAAAGGTCTGCCTGCTGCACTACCTGGCCTTGGACGAATGGTATCTTGCAAAGGGCAGGCGGAACTGCGGGGAGTCCAGGCACGAGGCGGCGTTGCGGGAGGTgctcgaggagacgggcgtCCGCTGCAGACTGCTGCCTGTGGACATGCCTAcacgggcgccggcgccggacgaCGATGCCAACGCCCCGGACGTGGCCGCCGCGCGTCGAGCGATCACAGAGCCGTTCACGTTGACGATTCGAAGCACCGACAAAGGGGACGGTGTGAAACTCATCTGGTGGTACGTCGCCACCGTCGAGGGCAGGCCGGAcggggaggagaaggaggagaaggagaaggaggaggaggaggtgatGGCGGGAGGGGAAGCGCAGTTCGCCGCGAAATTCTTCGTCTGCAATCAGGCTGTCGAAATGCTCACGTTCGAGAACGACCGCGAGGTTCTCCGAAAGGCCATTGATCTGGTCGGAAAACCCATCTCCAAATCGCAGTCAGCCAAATAA
- a CDS encoding Mannosylphosphorylation protein — translation MQFGRLLSAIVAGLTIAQATPIREISPATSLPEEAAAAVEPKEIRSQPTKYFREASFSAHYDARFASKPLNETAQRDAVKVLVQTYLATLADLGVQTWLMHGSLLGWWWNKQILPWDSDADVQVTEDGITFLAAYYNMTTWYFKYPSIPRGRFFQLEVNPNYVHRGQDTSDEGNVVDARWIDMDNGLFIDVTAVRYVEDHPEGAGVLASKDGHEFRDTYLYPLLETTFEGVKAKIPYKYREMLVAEYGEKALTDKEFKKFIDDKMEWVPNDEL, via the exons ATGCAGTTCGGACGCCTCCTATCGGCGATCGTCGCCGGTCTAACAATCGCTCAAGCCACGCCGATCCGAGAGATATCTCCGGCCACCTCTCTCCCCGAAgaagcggcagcggcagtaGAACCCAAAGAAATCCGGAGCCAGCCGACGAAGTACTTCCGCGAAGCGAG TTTTTCTGCACACTACGACGCGCGCTTCGCCTCAAAACCGCTGAATGAGACGGCTCAGCGCGATGCTGTAAAGGTTCTGGTCCAGACCTACCTCGcgaccctcgccgacctgggcGTCCAGACGTGGCTCATGCACGGCTCCCTCCTcgggtggtggtggaatAAGCAG ATCCTCCCCTGGGACTCGGACGCGGACGTTCAGGTCACAGAAGACGGCATCACCTTTCTCGCCGCCTACTACAACATGACGACCTGGTACTTCAAGTATCCCTCCATCCCGCGGGGCCGCTTTTTCCAGCTTGAGGTGAACCCCAACTACGTCCACCGGGGCCAGGACACCTCTGACGAAggcaacgtcgtcgacgcccgtTGGATCGACATGGACAATGGCCTCTTCATCGACGTCACCGCCGTCCGATACGTCGAAGATCACCCCGAGGGTGCCGGCGTGCTCGCCTCCAAAGATGGCCATGAGTTCCGCGACACGTACCTGTACCCGCTGTTGGAGACCACTTTTGAGggcgtcaaggccaagatcCCGTATAAGTACAGGGAGATGCTTGTCGCTGAGTACGGCGAGAAGGCCTTGACGGACAAGGAGTTCAAGAA ATTCATCGACGATAAGATGGAATGGGTTCCTAACGATGAGCTTTGA
- a CDS encoding Btb poz domain-containing protein, translating to MPPAFQTSQISYECSLPAPFSRVNVSKIFGYALDCWMSPYLACCNPADYYEPDMAEEYNCDREPSPEGGVHLRTEAPMSTDPHIRCSEPLYPDGDIFVILLNSQKSFIAGYQLSSQVCRVASATFAKLIDAASTTQDGEKIGRLSDCVDSESDAFRCIFSVLHHKDTETYRYLPAQDLLQVSKVNSILECDKALTPWINLWFQEARREITEVSQQKTEDLGMLLSSAIAFKAEAESRKLRDFAVHNLAIDFPEIWRKNQTLGHLLENESLTMEGWKR from the exons ATGCCGCCTGCCTTCCAAACAAGTCAAATCTCCTATGAATGCTCTCTGCCTGCCCCCTTTTCTCGTGTCAATGTCTC AAAGATCTTCGGCTATGCTCTTGATTGCTGGATGTCACCATACCTAGCTTGTTGCAACCCTGCCGACTATTACGAGCCTGACATGGCAGAAGAATACAACTGCGACCGAGAACCGTCTCCCGAAGGAGGCGTCCATCTAAGAACGGAGGCTCCTATGAGTACCGACCCACACATACGATGTTCCGAGCCTCTTTACCCCGATGGCGACATTTTCGTCATTCTGCTCAACAGCCAAAAGTCATTCATTGCCGGCTATCAGTTGTCTTCTCAAGTTTGCAGAGTGGCGTCCGCAACTTTTGCCAAACTGATCGACGCTGCCAGCACCACCCAAGATGGAGAGAAAATTGGCAGACTGAGCGACTGTGTAGACTCTGAATCAGATGCTTTCCGATGCATCTTCTCTGTTCTGCACCACAAGGACACTGAGACGTACAGGTATCTGCCGGCCCAAGATCTCCTCCAAGTCTCCAAAGTCAACTCAATTCTGGAGTGTGACAAGGCCCTCACGCCGTGGATTAATTTGTGGTTTCAGGAGGCACGTCGGGAGATCACCGAAGTCAGCCAGCAGAAGACAGAGGATCTGGGTATGCTGTTAAGTTCAGCAATTGCGTTCAAGGCCGAAGCGGAGTCACGCAAGCTGAGAGATTTTGCTGTCCACAATCTTGCCATCGACTTTCCCGAAATATGGAGGAAGAACCAGACCCTTGGTCACTTGCTAGAGAACGAATCACTTA CTATGGAAGGCTGGAAACGCTGA
- a CDS encoding AT hook domain-containing protein translates to MAIQRHGQIEDVSFQLDFGDDLTTEVEPENSPERPPPRTTPTPNTSAKRRKLESDTVQPARPATSDANLITLQSVGKADPYQAQEGISTEPTRTVVEQPATSPKAAVEPYDPDPIESLPPSRPVALAPPISPVSKRVTTEHTEVEESPLDAPGSGRRRTVTTSSAVASSARLQQALSPGDNETEPIPISSPLERKARRNTNSTRRSTLSSRGSREPAASEDDGLNELSPGRANRVLERTISPELSYHIDAALAEPIEPVDEPSPEPIFRPVLEPGPEPEPVVVGEPEPEPEHDESLAEEVNANEAAERLGRKRPRRSPRRPSPEPDSTNADEAQEEPPPKRRRKQSQKSPAEQKQGRPKASSKAKHSPTKRKRKQGADGTEESITIPIQRFTKRLPVAEGNDDDADVLNLDIPFAARGGVNTVDVLTQMCDEIIEASLDTLKEGVRNATDKATKREHQVQLRALEAYQEELRTRLLQHTILLDALHSLRKRVRSVQKERIALRDEIMQIRAEREQVALRKDAVRIKHEKATQEALSQLSLSSQMHDIDLAVERGRAASELGPAEKKTAELANLEILISRITDQACTQSGAGGSLKQIKDFNAFLERAAVALESR, encoded by the exons ATGGCTA TTCAAAGACATGGCCAGATCGAGGACGTTTCGTTCCAATTGGACTTTGGCGATGACCTCACGACCGAGGTCGAGCCCGAAAATAGCCCAGAGAGGCCGCCACCCCGAACGACACCCACGCCAAACACGTCAGCAAAGAGGCGGAAATTGGAAAGCGATACGGTGCAACCGGCGAGACCAGCGACGAGTGATGCGAACCTAATCACCCTGCAGTCCGTAGGAAAGGCCGATCCCTACCAGGCTCAAGAAGGAATCTCTACCGAACCCACGCGAACTGTGGTCGAGCAACCCGCCACAAGCCCGAAAGCTGCCGTCGAACCGTACGATCCCGATCCCATCGAGTCTCTGCCGCCTTCGAGGCCTGTCGCACTTGCGCCACCTATCTCACCAGTGTCGAAAAGGGTTACGACGGAACACACCGAGGTGGAAGAAAGCCCTCTGGATGCGCCAGGcagtggacgacgacgcacAGTCACCACCAGCAGTGCTGTTGCGTCGAGTGCTAGATTACAGCAGGCACTTTCACCTGGTGATAACGAGACCGAGCCTATTCCGATATCTTCTCCGCTGGAGCGTAAAGCACGGAGAAATACAAACAGCACGCGCCGGTCAACGCTCAGCTCCCGAGGAAGTCGAGAACCTGCCGCGTCTGAGGATGACGGTCTGAATGAGCTTTCGCCGGGCCGGGCGAACAGGGTCCTTGAAAGGACAATATCCCCCGAGCTTTCTTACCATATCGATGCGGCGTTGGCGGAACCAATTGAACCTGTCGATGAACCATCACCAGAGCCAATATTTAGGCCTGTTTTGGAGCCGGgaccagaaccagaaccagTTGTGGTAGGCGAACCCGAACCGGAGCCGGAACACGACGAAAGCttggcggaggaggtgaATGCGAACGAGGCAGCCGAACGACTAGGACGAAAACGACCACGCAGGAGTCCCAGACGACCGTCTCCTGAACCAGACTCGACCAATGCCGACGAGGCGCAAGAAGAGCCGCCCCCTAAGAGACGGAGAAAACAGTCACAAAAGAGCCCGGCAGAACAGAAGCAAGGGAGACCAAAGGCGTCTTCCAAAGCTAAACACTCTCCAACGAAGCGCAAAAGGAAGCAGGGGGCCGACGGGACCGAGGAGTCAATTACTATTCCCATCCAGCGGTTCACCAAAAGATTACCAGTCGCGGAGGGTAACGACGATGACGCTGACGTGCTCAATCTGGATATACCGTTTGCTGCGCGTGGTGGAGTCAACACCGTTGATGTACTAACCCAAATGTGCGACGAGATCATCGAGGCAAGTCTAGACACCCTCAAGGAGGGTGTGCGAAACGCCACAGATAAAGCCACCAAGAGGGAACATCAAGTGCAGCTCCGAGCTCTGGAGGCTTACCAGGAGGAGCTGAGGACTCGACTCCTCCAGCAT accatcctcctcgacgcaCTCCACAGCTTGCGCAAGCGAGTACGCAGCGTCCAGAAAGAAAGGATCGCTCTTCGGGACGAAATCATGCAGATTCGTGCCGAGCGAGAACAGGTGGCACTCCGGAAGGACGCTGTCAGAATCAAGCACGAAAAGGCGACCCAGGAAGCCCTG AGTCAATTGAGCTTATCTTCGCAGATGCATGACATCGACCTGGCTGTGGAGCGTGGTCGGGCGGCGTCCGAGCTTGGCCCGGctgagaagaagacggccgagctgGCTAACCTCGAGATTTTGATATCCAGAATTACAGACCAAGCATGTACGCAAAGCGGTGCAGGAGGGTCACTAAAGCAGATCAAGGACTTCAATGCTTTCCTTGAACGAGCGGCCGTGGCCCTGGAAAGCAGATGA
- a CDS encoding Autophagy protein has protein sequence MGWFDGWFGSSAPASGDPLKSLDPKLREFLERESPVKVQQQAEEAQNKAGRAAEVAATAAAHAYAQSQQQERDAAAGDSSADRPKVPKESLFQDGRYAHLWKTYRPYLDIEAETKTDHEKLMDVLEGYKQRKHNIGRAALENCAIQQEEWVNCMKSGDWEDRMQMCRRQVQKFERCYTMQTRFLKALGYQSIYNRPAQVEEDIQMHADQLYARMLEQERAIEAAKEEGLPAPKFDLAIPTAPGTFEVKPRPDLEKSWREKLEQLPEEERAVEEAALRADLQAKAQVAKDVQKLWDEQEKEKERRKAEGKTTIVDRITGTFGGGK, from the exons ATGGGGTGGTTCGACGGCTGGTTTGGATCCAGCGCGCCCGCGTCCGGCGACCCTCTCAAGTCCCTCGATCCGAAGCTCCGCGAGTTCCTCGAGCGCGAATCCCCGGTCAAGgtccagcagcaggccgaagaggcccagaacaaggccggccgaGCAGCTGAGgtggcggcaacggcggcggcgcacgCATATGCGCAATCACAACAGCAAGAGCGCGATGCAGCGGCAGGGGACTCGTCGGCAGACCGGCCAAAGGTGCCCAAGGAGAGCCTGTTCCAGGACGGCCGGTACGCGCACCTGTGGAAGACATACCGCCCCTACTTGgacatcgaggccgagacaAAGACGGACCATGAGAAGCTTATGGACGTGCTGGAAGGCTACAAGCAGCGGAAACACAACATCGGCAGGGCGGCGCTCGAGAACTGCGCGATCCAGCAGGAGGAGTGGGTCAACTGCATGAAGAGCGGCGACTGGGAGGACCGAATGCAGATGTGCAGACGCCAGGTGCAAAAGTTTGAGAGATGTTATACGATGCAGACG AGATTTCTCAAGGCGCTGGGCTACCAGTCCATCTACAACAGACCGGCGCAGGTGGAGGAAGACATCCAGATGCACGCGGATCAACTCTACGCGCGCATGCTCGAGCAAGAAAGagccatcgaggccgccaaggaggagggcctcCCCGCGCCAAAGTTCGACCTCGCGATACCCACGGCGCCCGGCACTTTCGAGGTGAAGCCCAGGCCGGACCTGGAGAAGTCGTGGCGGGAGAAGCTGGAGCAGctgcccgaggaggagcgggcggtcgaggaggcggcgttgCGAGCGGACCTGCAGGCCAAGGCGCAAGTGGCCAAGGACGTGCAGAAGCTATGGgacgagcaggagaaggagaaggagcgACGCAAGGCGGAGGGCAAGACTACGATTGTGGATCGTATCACGGGCACTTTCGGCGGTGGCAAGTGA
- a CDS encoding 40S ribosomal protein S11, producing the protein MATELTVQSERAFQKQKGIFLNQKVKAKSARPGKSGRRWYKDVGLGFRTPITAIEGSYIGSSPDKKCPFTGQVSIRGRILTGTVVSTKMHRTLIIRREYLHYIPKYARYEKRHKNLAAHVSPAFRVEEGDQVTVGQCRPLSKTVRFNVLRVLPRTGKAVKKFSKF; encoded by the exons ATGGCTACCGAGTTGACCGTCCAGTCCGAGAGGGCTTTCCAGAAGCAGAAGGGTATCTTCCTTAACCAGAAGGTCAAGGCGAAGTCTGCTCGCCCCGGCAAGAGCGGCCGCAGATGGTACAAGGACGTTGGCCTGGGTTTCCGCACCCCTATCACTGCCATTGAGGGCTCCTACATCG GATCGTCTCCAGACAAGAAGTGCCCCTTCACCGGCCAGGTCTCTATCCGCGGCCGTATCCTCACCGGCACTGTCGTTTCCACCAAGATGCACCGCACCCTCATCATCCGCAGAGAATACCTCCACTACATTCCCAAGTACGCCCGTTACGAGAAGCGCCACAagaacctcgccgcccacgtcTCCCCCGCTTTCCGTGTTGAGGAGGGTGACCAGGTCACCGTTGGCCAGTGCAGACCTCTGAGCAAGACT GTCCGCTTCAACGTCCTGCGCGTCCTTCCCCGCACCGGCAAGGCTGTCAAGAAGTTCAGCAAGTTCTAA